One genomic region from Cataglyphis hispanica isolate Lineage 1 chromosome 11, ULB_Chis1_1.0, whole genome shotgun sequence encodes:
- the LOC126852712 gene encoding uncharacterized protein LOC126852712, with translation MSSDSDYTCLVRRHTHKRKKIVISDSDSSDDSFIVQTRRKKKIHRVISEGENSSDDSDVPKPVIRRQTHRVISEDESDYDISASEASKSTQSDSSSTSEWQSDWSSSDELNEDCKKHNAKHKVLSKIKREEAGKPGPSSSSNANVHSDSSDEHSEKCPICLLPFRKQQVGTPSACDHCFCLECLLEWSKNINTCPVDRQSFTVIHVRDNLGGKIIKHVPIEIVPRIENQAPDDPTFCEVCHQSDREDRMLLCDNCDRGYHLECLTPPMTAVPIEEWFCPNCTTHPNNRMFVTHFLPTLMMSRRPGRRILQFGNNSRLGIFRTIFPHIRHDNRNRIRYLHARTHEVHDHTPADIPEQFIDPNIPSTSSGLESIGDNSRSRSPNTSLEGNASSSTRSNKKSKTKTTKRKKRKVMKNSKRSSNNVVREVRITELNDDGEEEEIVTYVKVASSTSRRKCKKRTKKTRKRRKHKRRARTVASMLASKHTVKRRLAFTLGIQKPKVPQFVPTMKNNISIPEKSALSNARYNAGIPQVSLFGNNLGIDYSPPGSDDDDNEYSIGNGPLINVRQRRSAVPSIRRRTILKTIANPIDESENASTMDLLSSIMNNQELWHSTKKKGDVILKADGTLVVNPDKENKHSINNNESPKKEKHDEEKVTRHKEANHLKVVDTPLDLSNVNPSDITQAPMYNNPCGGSGGGGGGNRGNFRGGYSRDNSGRHGGQSYGSGRDSLPPGGRHNYGGGTGSGGPRDNFGNRDFGPPSFYNPNFEHCGGHPMFGAHAPPPPFRSRNPQHFRNERLRFPPPPPPPIERPFNYTDGGNSSFEPRLPFPHATDRFPRPRPPPLGIPPASGLPIVPPNMAPDPLNVQSPTRLHNNLSSVNLPEDAMRNYRSSPEQNDRIVMPEPVAAPATTRQDNDDCDIYCDIEPPSKPECEVQEELHNNGSMILLPPPEPPSGLLDFEENSRSDKDNDSEQELVIDDSHKEDTPKDLPTSGDKYDPFAADSDSNDDAAASIDEKMVLEKVQVLRNSLDSRNIPMPVAPLLSSTSYPSMPAVTTAENRERPQEPLRLTAYDDDDDNDSQSDCPNFSIYSSQTMDVARHTEQELSQQLGPLQPPPLPPNIPEDDDIIVGDIQACDLPDVPPEPADPYLEALQKERQTLSKIPPKKISHDSRGKITFKIGYKLRLNNRLSGLHSDDHSVNSQNVSFHQKKAATAVPPIDDQQQQERDGDKNVNPSKSTMESTAIKSSIAINQLIGPRLAEEDEKNILTEIAMPSSLKKKKPLQFPSQHESEELDSESSSNEEAAKTDETKSRCIDVASPTRKEEEDSEQETSRMAATSDENIAVAESTVLSAFRLSPRKLDDGELNIECNSQDLEGDNATTSKAVLNHSNDVLRGEASACDDDSQERESSSEDYDRSPSSSGKPAKVDCDDKDDDDKASSDSNEDPNSLDQRQEKASFSMETIVDDEIEQFPIEKDKLDELPAPVDNNWDSDGAYTPCKDELPVREEGAQVSERRAASFEVGLEPITPTKDRTNDDLDDCRTPLTGYAELGTEAISETDEAINFEEELNALALRKEKEMEDGEILDESKLNAKEREKSKEEKEEEDSKRKKKKDKKEKSKESTEKNKENISSDNLVAWKKLSKSTKERPYRDKDKRSKSKEKEKDKDKDKSSKKKTKEIGKKKEKRKELPRYDVRKIVAEKPSRPRKDEYGRDIREKSRSRSRSRSSDKIRSGSRDRRSRSYSKGRSRSRSRLRLSSWSRDRGRSYSRSCRSISRKRSSSRTKRKTSRRRSVSRRRSLSRRHSVSRRRSRSLSRKRQRSLSPRRRSRRSLSRSRDKRKDKTKKYKSRSRSRNRKRSRSKSPKRMSSKSREKKHSKRKVHSRSRSKGRSISRDRDRNRNWDQLNEKSVDHEQQFPREREEHERSWSAQWTPSWSRSRSKTPPHIQQEQIGSRNWSPPPVLNSVSPKNLTVILTNKEAIKKKKKERRKESRKSKEMEKRRKSKRNRTPPPSKEVFASGDNILVSVCFNKDNETNPINTPELPQTIPLVPPIKRRRRESVQTESSVPSAKRAKKEKTKDKRSKSPKIKKDKKKKSKAAEIAATKKPVAVIDLDQSPFREQTPSPRDVIVLSDDDDKQAQEALAASPEQCPPSQASPPREQFVSQGPKTPPEPQIKFSINKQPSNLRPSLINPLLEEEEEEEEEEEEEEEMIDERVEEELEMRAQEELELRLKIGPNTPPEPPTSPPTSPDAYDPFDPTKSRSPTPDASQEATPNDDRDRAQRNSPRKHDGTVDTPLPLDEPNQQQDQSNQEKPIEKPKIISMVTIKRPSPQRDVSASSPVPENQTDIAQSCNSPPSKTQQNPQSNVQSTANPFATINPVLATVAAAVQRSFNTSTTNTTQRTLLQSNRISPSNQMKQRTNDRPQLPNVFANSAKSSTMGRSSKSTQGKNNSTIGQNGSDAPMDMTNDNVIDMSSPYSPGSTLSDGLFDPPSPANFNNSPIANAPPLSTTTKTTTPKVNKSVEKKDAFDALFGGILPPVKTTTKNKSKKVAKEKPKKCTNPKIGVRMDENQLQILDDLPSSAVEMQVKDKFLKKLNRQERVVEEVKLVLKPHYTKKHVTKEEYKDIMRKAVPKICHNKTGEINPKKIAHLIEAYVKKCRNNKKKTSSAKITKPTKTLWS, from the exons ATGTCAAGTGACAGTGATTATACTTGTCTGGTACGTCGTCATACTCACAAACGCAAGAAAATTGTCATCAGTGATAGTGATAGCAGCGATGACTCTTTTATTGTACAAACTCGGAGGAAAAAGaagatacat AGAGTCATTAGCGAAGGAGAAAATAGTAGTGATGATAGTGATGTACCTAAACCTGTGATTAGACGACAAACCCAT agAGTTATTAGTGAGGATGAATCTGATTATGATATTAGCGCATCAGAGGCAAGCAAATCCACTCAGAGTG ATAGTAGTAGCACATCTGAATGGCAAAGTGATTGGAGTAGTTCTGATGAATTGAATGAAGACTGTAAGAAACACAATGCTAAGCATAaagttttatctaaaataaagagGGAGGAAGCTGGTAAACCTGGTCCTTCCTCATCATCCAATGCCAATGTCCACTCTGATAGCAGTGATGAACATTCGGAGAAATGTCCTATATGCCTACTGCCATTTAGAAAACAGCAAGTTGGTACACCATCTGCTTGTGACCATTGCTTTTGTTTAGAATGTTTATTGGAAtggagtaaaaatattaatacttgtCCTGTGGATCGTCAATCTTTCACTGTCATTCATGTTAGAGATAATCTTGGAGGCAAG atcATAAAACATGTACCAATAGAAATTGTGCCACGCATTGAAAATCAAGCGCCAGATGATCCAACATTTTGCGAAGTGTGTCATCAAAGTGACAGAGAAGATCGAATGTTACTTTGCGACAATTGTGATCGTGGCTACCATTTGGAATGTTTAACACCTCCAATGACTGCAGTTCCTATAGAAGAATGGTTTTGCCCAAATTGTACAACTCACCCAAATAATAGAATG TTTGTAACGCACTTTTTGCCAACTCTTATGATGTCACGACGTCCCGGTCGGCGTATTCTTCAATTCGGAAACAATAGTCGTTTAGGCATATTTCGTACAATATTTCCTCATATTCGCCATGATAATCGCAATCGTATTAGATATCTTCACGCTCGCACCCACGAAGTGCACGACCATACTCCAGCAGACATTCCCGAGCAATTTATCGATCCGAATATACCATCTACTTCATCTGGCCTCGAATCGATTGGTGACAATAGTCGAAGTCGTTCTCCAAACACTAGTTTAGAGGGTAATGCTTCTTCGTCTACGCGCTCGAACAAAAAATCCAAAACTAaaacaacgaaaagaaaaaaaaggaaggtcATGAAAAACTCCAAGAGAAGCAGCAATAATGTAGTTCGAGAGGTGCGAATCACAGAATTGAACGATGATGGCGAAGAGGAGGAGATAGTAACGTATGTCAAAGTCGCATCATCCACATCGAGAAGGAAGTGTAAGAAAAGAACAAAGAAAACGCGCAAG AGGAGAAAACACAAACGACGAGCGCGTACTGTAGCATCCATGTTGGCTAGTAAACATACAGTAAAAAGAAGATTGGCCTTCACACTTGGTATACAGAAGCCAAAAGTGCCGCAGTTTGTACCTACCATGAAAAATAACATCTCTATTCCTGAGAAAAGCGCTCTCAGCAATGCCAGATATAACGCCGGCATACCCCAAGTCAGTCTCTTCGGGAATAATTTGGGTATAGATTACAGTCCGCCTGG GtcggacgacgacgacaatgaATATTCCATTGGAAACGGTCCATTGATAAATGTACGGCAACGACGGTCGGCGGTACCATCGATCAGACGTCgtactattttaaaaactatcgCCAATCCAATCGATGAATCGGAGAATGCGAGCACGATGGATTTGTTGAGTAGCATAATGAACAATCAAGAGTTATGGCATTCGACCAAGAAGAAAGGTGACGTGATCCTGAAGGCCGATGGTACACTGGTGGTGAATCCTGATAAGGAGAATAAACAcagcattaataataatgaaagtcCGAAGAAGGAGAAGCACGATGAAGAGAAAGTTACGCGGCACAAGGAGGCGAATCATTTAAAGGTGGTAGACACACCGCTGGATCTATCTAACGTCAATCCCAGTGATATAACACAGGCGCCAATGTACAACAATCCATGTGGCGGCAgcggcggtggtggtggtggcaaTCGGGGCAACTTCCGGGGTGGCTATAGTCGCGATAACAGTGGCCGACACGGAGGGCAAAGCTACGGCAGCGGTCGCGATTCGCTACCGCCAGGCGGTAGACACAATTACGGCGGCGGAACCGGCAGTGGCGGTCCGCGGGACAACTTCGGGAACCGCGACTTTGGTCCGCCGTCGTTCTACAATCCCAATTTCGAGCACTGCGGCGGACATCCCATGTTCGGCGCCCacgcgccgccgccgccgttcCGCAGCCGTAATCCGCAACATTTCCGAAACGAACGGTTGCGTTttccgccgccgccaccgccgcccaTCGAGCGACCGTTTAATTATACGGACGGTGGTAATAGCAGTTTTGAACCGAGATTGCCGTTTCCGCACGCGACGGACCGATTTCCCAGACCCAGGCCACCTCCGTTGGGCATACCGCCTGCCAGTGGTTTACCCATTGTACCGCCAAACATGGCGCCAGATCCCCTGAATGTGCAATCGCCGACACGCCTGCATAATAATCTATCTTCGGTCAATTTGCCTGAGGACGCGATGCGGAACTACCGGTCATCCCCCGAGCAGAACGATCGCATTGTAATGCCGGAACCTGTAGCCGCGCCGGCTACTACGCGCCAGGACAACGACGATTGCGACATCTATTGTGACATCGAGCCGCCATCTAAGCCTGAGTGTGAGGTACAGGAGGAACTTCACAACAACGGTTCGATGATTCTCTTGCCACCACCAGAACCGCCGTCCGGCTTGTTAGATTTTGAAGAAAACTCCAGAAGTGACAAAGATAACGATAGCGAGCAGGAGTTGGTGATTGATGACAGTCATAAAGAAGACACACCGAAAGATTTGCCGACGAGCGGTGACAAATATGATCCATTTGCCGCCGATAGTGATAGCAACGACGATGCTGCTGCTTCGATAGATGAGAAGATGGTGCTCGAGAAAGTACAAGTATTGCGAAATAGCCTGGACAGTCGTAACATACCAATGCCGGTTGCGCCATTGTTGAGTTCCACGAGTTATCCTTCGATGCCAGCAGTTACGACTGCTGAAAACAGAGAACGGCCACAGGAACCTCTTCGGCTCACTGCgtacgatgacgatgacgacaaTGACTCTCAATCAGATTGTCCGAATTTTTCCATCTACTCATCGCAGACTATGGATGTGGCCAGGCACACGGAACAGGAACTGTCGCAGCAGCTCGGACCGCTTCAACCACCGCCGTTACCGCCCAATATTCCCGAAGATGATGATATCATCGTGGGGGATATCCAAGCATGCGATCTACCGGACGTGCCTCCCGAACCTGCTGATCCTTATCTCGAAGCGCTACAGAAAGAGCGACAAACTTTGAGTAAGATACCACCGAAAAAGATTTCGCATGATTCGCGTGGGAAAATTACCTTCAAGATCGGTTACAAACTGAGACTAAACAACCGACTGAGTGGGCTGCATTCTGATGATCACAGTGTAAATTCGCAGAATGTGAGTTTTCATCAGAAAAAAGCAGCGACGGCGGTGCCGCCGATTGATGACCAGCAGCAGCAAGAACGAGATGGTGACAAGAATGTCAATCCGTCCAAATCAACAATGGAATCCACAGCAATAAAATCGTCGATAGCGATAAACCAGTTGATAGGACCACGGCTTGCAGAGGAGgacgaaaagaatattttaacagaaatCGCTATGCCGAGCTCGCTTAAAAAGAAGAAGCCACTTCAATTTCCTAGTCAACATGAGAGCGAAGAACTTGATTCGGAGAGTTCGTCGAACGAGGAAGCAGCAAAGACGGACGAAACGAAATCGAGATGTATCGATGTTGCGTCGCCCACCagaaaagaagaggaagacaGCGAACAGGAAACGTCACGAATGGCAGCGACGTCAGATGAAAATATTGCAGTCGCAGAGAGTACAGTGTTATCCGCTTTTCGGTTATCCCCAAGAAAGTTGGATGATGGTGAACTGAATATAGAATGCAACTCGCAGGATTTGGAAGGCGATAATGCAACAACGAGCAAGGCCGTATTGAATCATTCGAACGATGTATTACGAGGCGAAGCAAGCGCGTGCGATGACGACTCGCAGGAGCGGGAGTCAAGTAGCGAAGATTATGATCGTTCGCCGAGCAGTAGTGGCAAACCTGCTAAAGTGGATTGTGACGATAAGGATGATGACGACAAAGCATCGAGTGATTCTAATGAAGATCCGAATTCGTTGGATCAGCGACAGGAGAAGGCGAGCTTCTCGATGGAGACGATAGTGGACGATGAGATCGAGCAATTCCCGATAGAAAAGGACAAATTGGACGAGCTGCCTGCGCCGGTCGACAACAACTGGGACTCGGATGGCGCTTATACCCCTTGTAAAGACGAATTACCTGTGAGAGAGGAGGGTGCGCAAGTATCGGAACGACGTGCAGCGTCATTTGAGGTCGGTTTAGAGCCGATCACTCCAACGAAAGATAGAACGAATGATGACCTTGACGATTGTAGAACACCGCTAACGGGTTACGCCGAATTAGGAACCGAGGCCATTTCCGAGACCGATGAGGCAATAAATTTCGAGGAGGAATTAAACGCTTTGGCTTTacgcaaagagaaagagatggaggATGGTGAAATATTGGATGAGAGCAAACTAAATGCGAAGGAACGCGAAAAATccaaggaagagaaagaagaagaagatagcaaaaggaagaagaagaaggataagaaagaaaaaagcaaagaaaGTACGGAaaagaacaaagaaaatatttcgtcgGATAATCTGGTCGCATGGAAAAAGCTCTCGAAGAGCACGAAAGAAAGACCGTATCGCGACAAGGACAAACGATCCAAgtcgaaggagaaagagaaggataaAGATAAGGATAAGTCTtccaagaaaaaaacaaaagagataggtaaaaagaaggagaaaagaaaggaGCTTCCGCGATACGACGTGAGGAAAATCGTGGCCGAAAAACCGTCTCGACCGAGAAAAGATGAATATGGTAGAGATATCAGAGAGAAGTCGCGAAGTAGATCAAGAAGTCGCTCGTCGGACAAGATTCGATCTGGCTCAAGGGATCGACGGAGTCGATCATACTCGAAGGGACGATCCAGGAGCAGATCTCGTCTTCGATTGTCCTCCTGGTCGAGAGATCGCGGTCGATCATATTCTAGATCTTGCCGTTCAATCTCACGCAAGAGATCATCATCCCGTACAAAACGGAAGACTTCGCGAAGACGATCCGTTTCGCGTAGACGATCTCTATCGAGACGACACTCGGTTTCTCGAAGACGATCGCGATCACTATCGCGTAAGCGACAACGATCGCTGTCACCCAGGCGACGATCCAGGCGGTCGTTATCGAGGTCACGCGATAAACGGAAGgataagacaaaaaaatacaagtcaCGTAGTCGTTCGAGAAATCGCAAGAGATCACGTAGTAAGTCACCGAAGAGAATGTCATCCAAGTCGCGCGAGAAGAAACACAGCAAGAGAAAGGTACATAGCCGATCCCGATCGAAGGGTAGATCAATCTCTCGAGATCGGGATCGCAATAGAAATTGGGATCAACTGAATGAGAAAAGCGTAGACCACGAGCAGCAGTTTCCACGTGAGCGAGAGGAGCACGAGCGTTCATGGAGCGCGCAATGGACACCGTCTTGGTCGCGATCGAGATCTAAAACGCCACCGCACATTCAACAAGAGCAAATTGGATCGCGCAACTGGTCGCCACCGCCCGTGCTAAATAGCGTATCGCCGAAGAACTTGACCGTCATACTAACAAACAAAGAagcgataaaaaagaagaaaaaagaacgcCGAAAAGAAAGCCGTAAGTCCAAGGAGATGGAAAAGCGGCGGAAGAGCAAGCGCAACAGAACTCCGCCACCATCCAAGGAAGTATTCGCTAGCGGTGATAACATATTAGTAAGTGTGTGCTTTAACAAGGATAATGAGACGAATCCGATAAATACGCCGGAATTGCCTCAAACTATTCCTTTGGTGCCACCGATAAAACGCCGACGAAGAGAGTCAGTTCAGACAGAATCCTCCGTACCTTCTGCGAAGCGAGCGAAGAAGGAGAAAACGAAGGATAAACGATCCAAATCGCCtaagataaagaaagacaAGAAGAAGAAATCCAAAGCAGCAGAGATCGCGGCGACGAAGAAACCCGTGGCTGTCATCGATCTGGATCAATCGCCGTTCCGTGAGCAAACGCCATCACCGCGTGATGTTATTGTGCTGagcgacgacgatgacaaaCAAGCGCAGGAAGCGCTCGCTGCGTCGCCAGAGCAGTGCCCGCCATCACAAGCGTCACCTCCGCGCGAACAATTTGTCTCGCAGGGCCCAAAGACGCCGCCGGAGCCGCAGATCAAATTCTCTATAAACAAGCAACCCAGCAATCTCAGACCGTCCTTAATAAATCCGCTActggaagaagaagaggaagaagaagaagaggaggaagaggaagaagaaatgATAGACGAGCGAGTCGAGGAAGAGCTGGAAATGCGGGCACAAGAGGAACTAGAGCTACGTCTAAAGATTGGGCCTAACACACCCCCTGAACCGCCCACGTCTCCACCGACTTCGCCGGATGCGTATGATCCTTTCGATCCGACCAAGTCTCGATCTCCGACACCTGATGCGAGTCAAGAGGCTACGCCGAATGACGATCGCGATCGCGCTCAGCGCAATTCGCCGAGAAAGCATGACGGAACAGTGGACACTCCGTTGCCGTTGGACGAACCGAATCAACAGCAGGATCAGTCCAATCAGGAGAAGCCGATTGAGAAACCAAAGATAATATCAATGGTGACTATCAAACGACCATCACCGCAAAGGGATGTCTCTGCGTCTTCTCCTGTGCCGGAGAATCAAACTGATATAGCTCAATCGTGCAACAGTCCTCCTTCCAAGACTCAGCAAAATCCGCAATCGAATGTGCAATCAACCGCCAATCCGTTCGCTACCATTAATCCTGTGCTAGCAACGGTGGCGGCCGCGGTGCAGAGAAGCTTCAATACTAGCACAACTAACACCACGCAGAGAACATTGTTACAG tCTAATCGTATCTCGCCAAGCAATCAGATGAAACAACGTACAAACGACAGGCCGCAGCTTCCTAATGTATTTGCAAATTCTGCAAAGTCATCCACCATGGGACGATCTTCCAAATCCACCCAGGGTAAAAATAATTCGACGATAGGTCAGAATGGCAGCGACGCGCCCATGGATATGACGAATGACAACGTCATCGATATGTCGTCGCCATATTCACCGGGATCGACCCTGAGCGACGGTCTCTTCGATCCACCTAGCCCCGCCAACTTTAATAACTCGCCCATTGCAAATGCACCACCTCTATCAACCACTACTAAAACAACTACGCCGAAGGTTAACAAGAGCGTGGAGAAAAAGGACGCTTTCGATGCACTATTCGGTGGAATACTGCCTCCCGTTAAAACTACAACCaagaataaaagcaaaaaagtcGCCAAGGAAAAGCCGAAAAAGTGTAC CAATCCTAAAATTGGCGTACGTATGGACGAAAATCAGCTCCAAATCCTGGACGATCTACCTAGTTCTGCTGTGGAAATGCAAGTCAAGGACAAG tttcttaagaaattaaacCGGCAAGAGAGAGTAGTGGAGGAAGTGAAATTAGTTCTCAAACCCCATTACACCAAAAAACATGTGACAAAAGAAGAATACAAAGATATCATGCGTAAAGCTGTACCTAAG ATATGCCATAATAAAACAGGCGAAATCAATCCTAAAAAGATAGCGCACCTAATAGAagcatatgtaaaaaaatgtcgaaACAACAAGAAGAAGACTTCTTCTGCCAAGATAACAAAACCTAC GAAAACTCTATGGAGTTGA
- the LOC126852765 gene encoding 40S ribosomal protein S13-like yields MGRMHSHGKGISQSALPYRRSVPTWLKLTPEDCKELIYKLAKKGHTPSQIGVILRDSHGVAQVRFRTGNKILRIVKSIGLAPDLPEDLYYLIKKAVAVRKHLERNRKDKDSKFRLILVESRIHRLARYYKAKGSLPPNWKYESSTASALVA; encoded by the exons ATGGGTCGTATGCACTCACATGG aaaggGTATATCCCAGTCTGCCCTTCCTTATCGTCGAAGTGTGCCAACCTGGTTGAAATTGACACCAGAAGACTGCAAGGAACTTATCTATAAACTAGCAAAGAAAGGACACACACCATCTCAAAttg GTGTCATACTTCGTGACTCGCATGGAGTGGCCCAAGTGCGCTTCCGTACAGGAAACAAGATCCTGCGTATTGTGAAAAGCATTGGCTTGGCCCCAGATCTGCcagaagatttatattatttgatcaaaAAGGCAGTCGCTGTTCGTAAACACTTGGAGCGAAATCGTAAAGATAAAGACAGTAAATTCCGTTTGATTCTCGTCGAATCGAGAATTCACAGGCTAGCACGTTATTACAAAGCAAAAGGATCTTTACCGCCGAATTGGAAATATGAAAGTTCGACGGCCAGTGCTCTCGTAGCCTaa
- the LOC126852744 gene encoding CCA tRNA nucleotidyltransferase 1, mitochondrial, protein MLSVLARRTTNLLRREITGRYKLVTRTVQKTWTKVGNIDTLSRTDPAIMKLDCPEFHSVFTPELQTLADLFKKYNYELRIAGGAVRDILMGKQPKDLDFATDATPQQMKDMFTKEEIRMINEKGEKHGTITARINDKENFEITTLRIDVLTDGRHAQVEYTKDWKLDANRRDLTINSMFLDLDGTLYDYFYGYEDLKKKRVVFVGDASLRIREDYLRILRYFRFYGRIMDNPDRHDEATIIAIKENIDGLSQISGERIWSEWNKILMGNFALELTLKLLECGSSKYIGLPEKPAIENFRTVYQRASSNNVILKPISLIVSMLKNEDEVMTLHSRLKLSRSERDLALFLVQHREYKPCEKPLKPYQKLVFAQQTHKYDVYREYVKEVLRYRGAMKLLDEFEQWKIPKFPINGYMMKERVPNHKLFSQVLIELRNIWIDEDFQLTNEQLLEHVPSILNELQEKMKDQKHYKKT, encoded by the exons ATGTTAAGTGTACTAGCTCGGCGAACAACGAATCTCCTTCGTCGTGAAATT acagGAAGATATAAATTGGTAACGAGAACTGTGCAAAAGACTTGGACGAAGGTCGGAAATATCGACACGCTGTCGAGGACCGATCCTGCCATTATGAAGTTAGACTGTCCGGAATTTCATTCCGTTTTTACACCGGAATTGCAGACCCTCGCGGatttattcaagaaatataattacgaaTTACGAATCGCCGGCGGCGCCGTTCGAGATATTCTCATGGGTAAACAGCCCAAGGATCTTGATTTTGCAACCGATGCTACACCGCAGCAGATGAAGGATATGTTCACGAAGGAGGAGATCAGAATGATAAATGAGAAAGGGGAGAAGCATGGAACGATAACGGCGAGAATAAATGACAAGGAGAACTTTGAAATTACTACCTTGCGAATCGACGTTCTGACTGATGGACGGCACGCGCAAGTAGAATATACAAAGGATTGGAAGTTGGATGCAAATAGGCGAGATCTAACTATTAATTCCATGTTTCTTGATCTGGATGGCACGttgtatgattatttttacggTTACGAGGATCTGAAGAAAAAACGAGTGGTTTTTGTAGGCGATGCTAGTCTCAGGATACGTGAAGATTATCTACGAATCCTCAG GTATTTCCGTTTCTATGGAAGAATAATGGACAATCCTGATAGACACGATGAGGCtacaataattgcaataaaagaaaatattgacgGTCTGTCACAAATATCCGGTGAGAGAATCTGGAGCGAGTGGAATAAAATACTGATGGGCAATTTCGCCTTAGAATTGACTCTGAAACTGCTCGAATGCGGCAGCAGCAAATACATCGGTCTACCCGAAAAACCTGCCATAGAAAATTTTCGAACTGTTTATCAACGCGCCTCATCCAATAACGTAATTTTGAAGCCCATATCCTTAATTGTGTCGATGTTGAAAAACGAAGATGAGGTAATGACGCTGCACAGTAGATTGAAACTGTCCAGATCTGAAAGAGACTTGGCGTTATTCCTGGTGCAACATAGGGAGTATAAGCCCTGTGAGAAACCATTAAAACCTTATCAGAAACTGGTCTTCGCTCAGCAAACACACAAATATGACGTCTATCGAGAATACGTGAAGGAGGTGTTGAGGTATCGTGGCGCAATGAAACTTCTAGATGAATTTGAACAATGGAAAATTCCGAAATTTCCCATCAATGGTTATATGATGAAAGAACGCGTGCCGAACCACAAATTATTCAGTCAAGTTTTAATAGAATTGAGAAACATATGGATTGATGAGGACTTTCAGCTCACCAATGAGCAACTTCTCGAACATGTACCAAGCATACTCAAtgaattacaagaaaaaatgaaagatcaaAAGCATTACAAAAAGACATGA